A genomic window from bacterium includes:
- a CDS encoding tRNA-specific adenosine deaminase, with amino-acid sequence MDPNDDLRFMRRALELAEAAARAGEVPVGAVVVGPDGTVLGEAGNAPIGLSDPSAHAEMLALREAARRVGNYRLPGTTLYVTLEPCPMCAGAIVHARVARLVFAASDPKTGACGSVFDLVRSDRLNHRVTVESGLLEPESARLLRSFFEARR; translated from the coding sequence ATCGATCCGAATGACGACCTTCGCTTCATGCGGCGCGCGCTCGAGCTCGCCGAGGCCGCGGCGCGCGCGGGCGAGGTGCCGGTCGGCGCCGTGGTCGTCGGCCCGGACGGCACCGTGCTCGGCGAGGCCGGCAACGCGCCGATCGGCTTGAGCGATCCGAGCGCGCACGCGGAGATGCTCGCGCTGCGCGAGGCGGCGCGGCGCGTGGGAAACTATCGCTTGCCGGGCACGACGCTCTACGTGACGCTCGAGCCTTGCCCGATGTGCGCGGGAGCGATCGTGCACGCGCGCGTCGCGCGGCTCGTCTTCGCCGCGTCCGATCCGAAGACCGGCGCGTGCGGCTCGGTCTTCGATCTCGTGCGCAGCGACCGGCTGAACCACCGCGTGACGGTCGAATCCGGGCTCCTCGAGCCCGAAAGCGCGCGGTTGCTCAGGAGCTTCTTCGAGGCGAGGCGCTGA
- a CDS encoding mannose-1-phosphate guanylyltransferase has translation MSDGVDTIPPDAPAHRVRRFVEKPSARTAEAYLAAGGYLWNAGIFVWRVHAVLAELDRHAPDLMVPLRDAFERGKVADVFPALPRISIDYALMERTDRANVVPGRFEWDDIGDWVALERLVENDGTNTVVGRHVGRDASGNIVYTEDDGDVVVTLGVHDLVIVKRGHALLLVHKDRVQEIKDLLADERLK, from the coding sequence ATCTCCGACGGCGTCGACACGATCCCGCCGGACGCGCCGGCGCACCGCGTCAGGCGCTTCGTCGAGAAGCCGAGCGCCCGCACCGCCGAGGCCTACCTCGCCGCCGGCGGCTACCTCTGGAACGCCGGCATCTTCGTCTGGCGCGTCCACGCCGTCCTCGCCGAGCTCGACCGCCACGCGCCCGACCTGATGGTCCCGCTGCGCGACGCGTTCGAGAGGGGCAAGGTGGCCGACGTCTTCCCCGCGCTGCCCCGCATCTCGATCGACTACGCGCTGATGGAGCGCACCGACAGGGCGAACGTGGTGCCGGGCCGCTTCGAGTGGGACGACATCGGCGACTGGGTGGCGCTGGAGCGCCTGGTCGAGAACGACGGCACGAACACCGTCGTGGGCCGGCACGTGGGCCGCGACGCCTCGGGCAACATCGTCTACACCGAGGACGACGGCGACGTGGTCGTGACCCTCGGCGTCCACGACCTCGTGATCGTCAAGCGCGGCCACGCGCTCCTGCTGGTGCACAAGGACCGCGTCCAGGAGATCAAGGACCTGCTCGCCGACGAGAGGCTGAAGG